A single window of Paenibacillus sp. SYP-B4298 DNA harbors:
- a CDS encoding ABC transporter ATP-binding protein, with product MKEKLVEVMDLKQHFRLDKQQVIKAVDGISFTIYRGETLGLVGESGCGKSTTGRTIIRLYEATGGQVWFDGVDVHARKSRRELKQLNRRMQMIFQDPYASLNPRMTVADIIAEGLDIHELASSRGERMDKVIELLDQVGLHRDFARRYPHEASGGQRQRIGIARALAVGPEFIIADEPISALDVSIQAQIVNLMKKLQRDNDLTYLFIAHDLSMVKYISDRIGVMYFGKLVELAPADELYRNPLHPYTRSLLSAIPLPDPESERTRRREVYDPTTHRYTALEQPSMHEVTPGHFVYCSERELEELTAGRQVIAGGAG from the coding sequence GTGAAGGAGAAGCTAGTTGAGGTCATGGATCTCAAGCAGCACTTTCGGCTGGATAAGCAGCAAGTGATCAAGGCGGTAGACGGCATCAGCTTCACGATCTACCGCGGGGAGACACTCGGACTTGTCGGGGAATCCGGCTGCGGCAAATCAACGACCGGGCGCACCATCATCCGGCTCTATGAGGCGACCGGCGGACAGGTATGGTTCGATGGGGTGGATGTGCATGCCCGCAAAAGCCGGCGCGAGCTCAAGCAGTTGAACCGCCGCATGCAGATGATCTTCCAGGACCCGTATGCGTCGCTGAATCCCCGCATGACTGTTGCGGATATTATCGCTGAGGGCCTCGATATTCATGAGCTGGCCTCCTCGCGCGGGGAGCGCATGGACAAGGTCATCGAGCTGCTGGATCAGGTCGGATTGCATCGCGACTTCGCCCGCCGCTACCCGCATGAGGCCTCCGGCGGCCAGCGCCAGCGGATCGGCATCGCGCGCGCGCTCGCTGTCGGGCCTGAATTCATCATTGCCGACGAGCCGATCTCAGCGCTCGATGTGTCGATTCAAGCACAGATCGTCAATCTGATGAAGAAGCTGCAGCGCGACAATGATCTGACCTATCTGTTCATCGCCCATGATCTCTCGATGGTCAAATATATTAGCGACCGAATCGGTGTCATGTACTTCGGCAAGCTGGTCGAGCTAGCCCCTGCCGATGAGCTGTATCGCAATCCGCTGCATCCGTATACACGGTCGCTGCTGTCCGCGATTCCACTGCCCGACCCCGAGTCCGAGCGTACTCGCCGCCGCGAGGTGTACGATCCGACCACGCACCGTTATACCGCGCTAGAGCAGCCATCGATGCATGAGGTCACGCCCGGCCACTTCGTCTACTGCTCCGAGAGAGAGCTGGAGGAGCTGACGGCTGGCCGACAGGTCATAGCTGGCGGAGCCGGTTGA
- a CDS encoding glutathione peroxidase — MSFYDISVTTIRGQEQGMDEYKGQVLLIVNTATKCGFAPQFKGLQKLHDNYKDQGFQVLGFPSSQFMNQELSEDSQIAEACELNHGVSFPLFSKIDVNGKNAHPLFQHLSSEAPGALGIKQIKWNFTKFLIDRDGRVVKRFAPTDTPESIEKHVRQLLEQ, encoded by the coding sequence ATGAGCTTCTATGATATTTCAGTCACTACGATCCGCGGCCAGGAGCAGGGCATGGACGAATACAAAGGCCAGGTGCTGCTGATCGTCAATACCGCAACCAAATGCGGGTTCGCGCCTCAATTCAAGGGTCTCCAGAAGCTGCATGATAACTACAAGGATCAAGGCTTTCAGGTGTTAGGCTTCCCTAGCAGCCAGTTTATGAATCAGGAGCTTAGCGAAGACAGCCAGATCGCAGAGGCGTGTGAGTTGAACCACGGCGTCAGCTTCCCCTTGTTCTCCAAGATTGACGTCAATGGGAAGAACGCTCATCCGCTCTTTCAGCATCTGAGCTCCGAAGCTCCAGGCGCACTCGGCATCAAGCAGATCAAATGGAACTTCACCAAGTTTCTCATCGACCGTGATGGCCGTGTCGTCAAGCGCTTTGCCCCAACCGATACGCCGGAAAGCATCGAGAAGCATGTTCGGCAATTGTTGGAGCAGTAA
- a CDS encoding YcnI family copper-binding membrane protein, producing the protein MKKWLSTAMALMVMLMFASVASAHVTVKPVEVSQGSYEVFTVRVPSENKGTTTQSIEIRVPEGVDILRVEPKPGWTYTLSKEGERITSVAWSAEGEGLKETEFTEFRFQGKVGADATELNWKAYQTYADGSKADWVEAADGQYPASVTAVTPGTGDGHGHGGHGADSSAAQPAASTDAGQPAADSSAASGHAGESAAASPAEAGAASNGLDRGLAIAALALGVIAVIIALVRKPAAK; encoded by the coding sequence TTGAAAAAGTGGTTGAGTACGGCGATGGCTCTGATGGTCATGCTTATGTTCGCTTCTGTAGCAAGCGCGCATGTGACGGTGAAGCCAGTGGAGGTAAGTCAAGGTTCCTATGAAGTATTTACGGTGCGTGTTCCTAGCGAAAATAAAGGCACGACCACCCAGAGCATCGAGATTCGTGTACCGGAAGGTGTCGATATATTGCGCGTAGAGCCCAAGCCGGGCTGGACGTACACACTGAGCAAGGAAGGCGAGCGCATCACGAGCGTAGCCTGGAGTGCTGAGGGCGAGGGCTTGAAGGAGACCGAGTTCACAGAGTTCCGCTTCCAGGGCAAGGTGGGCGCTGATGCGACCGAGTTGAACTGGAAAGCATACCAAACCTATGCCGACGGCAGCAAGGCCGACTGGGTCGAAGCTGCGGACGGACAGTATCCGGCTTCAGTGACCGCTGTAACGCCGGGTACAGGCGACGGCCATGGACATGGAGGACATGGCGCGGATAGCTCCGCCGCTCAGCCGGCTGCCTCAACGGATGCTGGTCAGCCTGCGGCCGATTCCAGTGCTGCGAGCGGTCATGCCGGCGAGTCTGCCGCTGCCAGCCCTGCCGAGGCTGGAGCGGCATCGAACGGACTGGATCGCGGCCTCGCGATCGCGGCACTTGCACTGGGCGTTATCGCCGTAATCATCGCGCTTGTACGCAAGCCAGCAGCCAAATAG
- a CDS encoding ABC transporter permease, producing the protein MLYYLAKRVGYILLSLWLIVTATFFLMRIAPGNPFTSEKKLPAQIEQNLMAHYGLDKPWYAQYGDYLLNIAKWDFGPSFKYKSQTVNDLIADGFGVSLVLGMEAIFISLAVGVTLGVIAALKHNRWQDYGAMVLAVAGISVPSFIMATFLQYVFAIQLGLFPVARWESFVYTILPALALASTPTAFIARLTRSSMLEVLGNDYIKTAKAKGLSNWTITMRHTIRNAILPVVSYMGPLSASIITGSFVIEKIFGIPGLGSSFVTSISNRDYTVIMGVTVFYSILLLLCILLVDIAYMLIDPRIKLTARKGGAG; encoded by the coding sequence ATGCTATACTATCTCGCCAAGCGTGTGGGCTATATTTTACTGTCGCTATGGCTTATTGTGACAGCGACCTTCTTCCTGATGCGCATTGCGCCCGGCAATCCATTCACCTCAGAGAAGAAGCTGCCAGCTCAGATCGAGCAAAATCTGATGGCGCATTACGGGCTGGACAAGCCCTGGTACGCGCAGTACGGGGATTACCTGCTGAATATTGCGAAGTGGGATTTCGGTCCATCCTTCAAGTACAAAAGCCAGACCGTCAATGACCTGATTGCCGATGGCTTCGGGGTGTCGCTTGTGCTCGGCATGGAGGCGATCTTCATCAGCCTGGCTGTCGGCGTGACGCTCGGTGTCATCGCTGCGCTGAAGCATAATCGCTGGCAGGATTACGGAGCGATGGTGCTGGCAGTCGCCGGCATCTCTGTACCTTCTTTCATTATGGCGACCTTCCTGCAGTACGTCTTCGCTATTCAGCTTGGCCTATTCCCTGTCGCCCGTTGGGAGTCGTTCGTGTATACGATCTTGCCTGCGCTCGCGCTCGCTTCGACGCCGACCGCCTTCATCGCCCGCCTCACGCGCTCCAGCATGCTGGAGGTGCTGGGCAATGACTATATCAAGACCGCCAAGGCCAAAGGACTGAGCAACTGGACGATCACTATGCGCCATACGATTCGCAACGCGATTCTCCCTGTTGTCTCCTATATGGGTCCGCTGAGCGCCTCGATTATTACAGGAAGCTTCGTCATTGAGAAGATATTCGGCATTCCCGGACTCGGCTCCAGCTTCGTGACGAGCATCAGCAACCGCGACTATACCGTCATCATGGGCGTCACCGTCTTCTACAGCATCTTGCTGCTGCTGTGCATCTTGCTCGTTGACATCGCTTACATGCTGATTGATCCGCGGATCAAGCTGACTGCTCGGAAGGGAGGCGCTGGCTGA
- a CDS encoding peptide ABC transporter substrate-binding protein, which yields MRTKWSILLAVVLTASMLLSACSKPDSPASTDAPRGDDNAPAAVAEMRINLHSEPPALHPGLASDNVSGGVLNQTFEGLTRIGRDGSPEPAAAEKIDISEDQKVYTFTLRDALWSNGDPVTAQDFEYAWKWVLDPNNEAKYAYQLYYIQGAEEANSSGSMDNVRIKALNDKTLEVELVNPTPYFLELTSFYTYFPINSKIAAEQPKWAENAGDAYTSNGPFVLTEWQHSSKLLLKKNDNYWDKNTVKLDQIVMTIVNDESTALAMYENNELDWAGKPIDALPTDTLASLREAGVLNAQASAGTYFYNLNINEPPLDNTNLRKALAYAIDRQSLIDNVSQGGELPAMAFVPPTIFEDNTVGYFPDNAVDQAKQYLELALKELGYASAAELPTLTLSYNTSEGHQKIAQAIQDMWINNLGIDVTLDNSEWKVYIEKLQTRDYQIGRLGWVADFNDAVNFLETLRDHDGGNNNTGWENAEYKKLLQQSAMESDAAKRRQLLKSAEEILMDEMPIIPIYFYSNTWLQKDYVQDVFIDGLSNIHFKWAYIDK from the coding sequence ATGAGAACAAAATGGTCCATCCTTTTAGCTGTTGTTCTAACAGCGAGCATGCTGCTGTCAGCATGCAGCAAGCCTGATTCGCCTGCCAGCACGGATGCCCCAAGAGGAGACGATAACGCGCCTGCCGCAGTGGCCGAGATGCGTATCAATCTGCACTCCGAGCCGCCAGCGCTTCATCCAGGGCTAGCAAGCGACAACGTGTCCGGCGGTGTGCTGAACCAGACCTTTGAGGGACTGACCCGCATCGGCAGAGACGGCAGCCCTGAACCGGCGGCCGCTGAGAAGATCGATATTTCGGAGGATCAGAAGGTCTATACCTTCACATTGCGCGATGCGCTCTGGAGCAATGGCGACCCGGTGACAGCACAGGATTTCGAATATGCCTGGAAATGGGTGCTCGATCCTAATAATGAGGCCAAGTATGCCTATCAGCTCTATTACATACAAGGGGCCGAGGAAGCAAATAGCAGCGGTTCGATGGATAATGTTCGGATTAAGGCCTTAAATGACAAAACACTGGAGGTCGAGCTGGTTAACCCGACCCCCTACTTTCTGGAGCTGACGAGCTTTTACACCTATTTTCCAATCAACAGCAAGATCGCGGCTGAGCAGCCGAAGTGGGCCGAGAACGCCGGTGATGCGTATACCTCGAACGGCCCGTTCGTTCTGACAGAATGGCAGCATAGCAGTAAGCTGCTGCTCAAGAAGAACGACAACTATTGGGACAAAAATACGGTGAAGCTGGATCAGATTGTGATGACGATCGTCAATGACGAGAGCACCGCCCTCGCCATGTATGAGAATAATGAACTGGACTGGGCAGGCAAGCCGATCGATGCTCTGCCGACCGACACTCTGGCATCACTGCGCGAGGCTGGCGTATTGAACGCTCAAGCTTCTGCAGGAACGTATTTCTACAATCTCAACATCAATGAACCCCCACTCGACAATACCAACCTACGCAAAGCACTGGCTTACGCGATTGATCGCCAGTCGCTGATTGACAATGTGTCTCAAGGCGGCGAGCTGCCGGCTATGGCCTTTGTACCTCCTACTATCTTTGAAGACAACACCGTAGGCTATTTTCCAGATAATGCTGTAGACCAGGCTAAGCAATATTTGGAGCTGGCACTGAAAGAACTGGGTTATGCAAGCGCAGCAGAGCTGCCAACATTGACCCTCTCCTACAACACGAGCGAAGGCCATCAGAAGATTGCCCAGGCAATCCAGGATATGTGGATTAATAATCTGGGCATTGATGTGACTCTGGACAATTCCGAATGGAAGGTCTATATCGAGAAGCTTCAAACCCGCGATTATCAGATTGGACGGCTGGGCTGGGTCGCTGACTTCAATGATGCGGTCAATTTCCTGGAGACGCTGCGCGACCATGACGGCGGCAACAACAATACCGGCTGGGAGAACGCGGAATACAAGAAGCTGCTGCAGCAATCGGCGATGGAGTCGGATGCCGCGAAGCGGCGCCAGCTTCTCAAGAGCGCAGAGGAGATTCTGATGGATGAGATGCCGATTATCCCGATCTATTTCTATTCCAATACCTGGCTGCAAAAGGATTATGTCCAAGACGTATTCATCGACGGCCTGTCCAACATTCATTTCAAATGGGCCTATATTGATAAGTAA
- a CDS encoding ABC transporter permease, with protein MQPTMKDRLQLVGVQSAQADNVSRASMPYWKEVLRRFCGNALAVTGTVLLLLMVIMAIFGPHMTDHDYRTNNLASKNLAPSAEHWFGTDDLGRDVFTRTWEGARISLLIGVSAALIDLAIGVMWGGIAAYRGGRTDEIMMRFADVIYGIPYLLMVILLMVVLGQGLGTMILAMTITGWINMARIVRGQVLSLKNREYVLAARTLGASMPHIMRKHLIPNTIGPILVTMTLTVPTAIFVEAFLSYLGLGLTPPLASWGTMASDGLPALRFYPWRLFFPAFFICVTIFAFNVIGDGLRDALDPKLRK; from the coding sequence ATGCAACCAACGATGAAGGACAGGCTCCAGCTTGTCGGTGTACAGTCTGCACAGGCGGACAATGTATCCCGCGCTAGCATGCCCTACTGGAAGGAGGTGCTGCGGCGCTTCTGCGGCAATGCACTGGCTGTCACAGGAACCGTGCTGCTGCTGCTGATGGTGATCATGGCCATCTTCGGCCCGCATATGACCGATCATGATTATCGGACGAACAATCTGGCAAGCAAGAATCTCGCCCCTTCCGCTGAGCACTGGTTCGGCACTGATGATCTGGGGCGCGATGTATTCACCCGCACCTGGGAGGGCGCGCGCATCTCGCTGCTGATCGGCGTCTCCGCCGCGCTGATCGATCTGGCGATCGGTGTCATGTGGGGCGGTATCGCCGCCTATCGAGGCGGACGCACCGATGAGATTATGATGCGGTTCGCGGACGTCATCTACGGCATTCCCTATCTGCTGATGGTCATCCTGCTGATGGTTGTGCTCGGTCAGGGTCTGGGAACGATGATCCTCGCCATGACCATCACCGGCTGGATCAATATGGCGCGTATCGTGCGCGGTCAGGTGCTGTCGCTCAAGAACCGCGAATATGTCCTTGCAGCGCGGACGCTGGGAGCCAGCATGCCGCATATTATGCGCAAGCATCTCATCCCGAACACGATCGGACCGATTCTGGTCACGATGACGCTCACCGTGCCGACTGCGATCTTCGTGGAAGCCTTCCTGAGCTATCTCGGGCTGGGACTGACGCCCCCGCTTGCCAGTTGGGGCACGATGGCCTCCGATGGCTTGCCGGCTCTGCGCTTCTACCCGTGGCGGCTGTTCTTCCCGGCATTTTTCATCTGTGTGACGATCTTCGCCTTCAATGTTATCGGTGATGGTCTGCGCGATGCGCTGGACCCGAAATTGCGCAAATAA
- a CDS encoding MarR family winged helix-turn-helix transcriptional regulator has protein sequence MTDELFLKLEQHLCFVTYACSKEITRRYRPILEQFGLTYTQYITLVVLWEVDPIPMKELGARLYLDSGTLTPLLKKLEAMELIIRKRDLADERSVLVALTPQGRELKAQVKNIPLRLFEQSRASAEKLQHIHTQMAELLQMLEQMEEAEG, from the coding sequence ATGACAGATGAACTGTTTTTGAAGCTGGAGCAGCATCTATGCTTTGTAACTTACGCATGCTCCAAGGAGATCACGAGACGTTATCGCCCGATATTGGAACAATTCGGGCTCACCTATACGCAATATATTACACTGGTCGTTCTATGGGAGGTTGACCCGATCCCGATGAAGGAGCTGGGGGCGAGACTGTATCTTGACTCCGGTACGCTGACACCGCTGCTCAAGAAGCTGGAGGCGATGGAGCTGATTATCCGTAAGCGGGACCTCGCCGATGAGCGGAGCGTGCTGGTTGCGTTGACCCCACAGGGCAGAGAGCTGAAGGCGCAGGTGAAGAATATCCCGCTGCGCCTGTTCGAGCAGAGCCGGGCATCTGCCGAGAAGCTGCAGCATATCCATACCCAGATGGCGGAGCTGCTGCAGATGCTGGAGCAAATGGAAGAGGCGGAGGGATAA
- a CDS encoding response regulator — protein sequence MEDNGRFRVLLVDDHPHGREGMRTVMEIDPVFQVVAEATSGEQAVQLAEELMPDLILMDINMPGIGGLEATQRIKTRLPAIKIVMVTVSDDITDLFEAIKRGAQGYLVKNLNPSSWHEYLRAIAVDEAPMSKELAFRILQEFTSRADGTSPTRPRDEPGKAAAPPPRQPAASPLTPRETEILERVAKGESNREIAALFHLSEHTVKNHLKNILQKLHLDNRVQLARYALEQGLAGERQSGY from the coding sequence ATGGAGGATAATGGACGGTTTCGCGTCCTGTTGGTGGACGATCATCCGCATGGAAGAGAGGGGATGCGGACAGTCATGGAGATTGACCCGGTCTTTCAGGTTGTGGCGGAGGCCACAAGCGGCGAGCAGGCGGTGCAATTGGCAGAGGAGCTGATGCCTGACCTGATCCTGATGGACATTAACATGCCGGGCATCGGCGGCCTGGAGGCGACGCAGCGGATCAAGACGCGCTTGCCTGCGATCAAGATCGTCATGGTGACGGTATCTGATGACATCACCGATCTGTTTGAAGCGATTAAGCGCGGAGCACAGGGTTATCTGGTCAAGAACCTGAATCCGTCCTCCTGGCATGAATACTTGCGGGCGATAGCGGTGGATGAGGCGCCGATGTCCAAGGAGCTGGCCTTCCGTATTCTGCAGGAGTTTACGTCCCGCGCAGACGGGACGTCGCCGACCAGGCCGCGAGATGAGCCAGGCAAGGCTGCGGCGCCTCCGCCCCGCCAGCCTGCTGCTTCTCCCCTGACACCGCGAGAAACTGAAATTCTGGAGCGAGTCGCCAAGGGAGAATCGAACCGAGAGATCGCGGCGCTGTTCCATTTGTCCGAGCATACGGTCAAAAATCATCTCAAAAATATATTGCAAAAGCTACATCTGGACAATCGGGTGCAGTTGGCGCGCTATGCGTTGGAGCAAGGATTGGCTGGAGAGCGCCAGTCTGGCTATTAA
- a CDS encoding ABC transporter ATP-binding protein, giving the protein MRSKLLEVSDLSVTFRTYAGEVQAVRGISFEVYEGETLAVVGESGSGKSVCAQAIMKLIPSPPGRISGGRITLGPTELTAMTDKQMESVRGSDIGMIFQDPMTSLNPTMRIGKQIAETLIRHQKLSPSAARSHVLELLKLVGIPFPEKRINQYAHEFSGGMRQRAMIAMALAAKPRLLIADEPTTALDVTIQAQILELMKDLQSRFGMSIILITHDLGVVANMADRVAVMYAGQIVEIGTVDEIFYDPRHPYTWGLLASMPHLDQDDESELLDIPGTPPDLAHPPAGDAFAPRNRYALKIDFEEEPPMFRISDTHYAKTWLLHPDAPKVEPPAVVMQRRRQLENAYAKPVSVKGGMDR; this is encoded by the coding sequence ATGAGAAGCAAACTGCTAGAAGTATCCGACCTGAGTGTAACGTTCCGTACCTATGCCGGAGAAGTACAGGCTGTACGCGGCATTTCCTTCGAGGTATATGAGGGAGAGACCCTCGCTGTGGTAGGAGAATCCGGCTCCGGCAAGAGCGTCTGCGCACAGGCGATCATGAAGCTCATCCCCTCTCCGCCCGGCCGCATCAGCGGGGGGCGCATCACACTCGGCCCCACCGAGCTGACAGCTATGACCGATAAGCAGATGGAGAGTGTCCGCGGCAGCGACATCGGCATGATCTTCCAGGACCCGATGACCTCGCTTAACCCGACGATGAGGATCGGCAAGCAGATTGCGGAGACGCTGATCCGACATCAGAAGCTGTCTCCCAGTGCTGCGCGCTCACATGTGCTGGAGCTGCTGAAGCTGGTCGGCATCCCTTTCCCCGAGAAACGGATTAATCAGTATGCCCATGAATTCTCGGGCGGCATGCGCCAGCGGGCGATGATTGCGATGGCGCTCGCCGCCAAGCCGCGTCTGTTGATCGCCGATGAGCCGACGACGGCGCTCGATGTGACGATTCAGGCGCAAATACTGGAGCTGATGAAGGATCTGCAGAGCCGCTTCGGCATGTCGATCATCCTGATTACCCATGATCTGGGCGTGGTTGCCAATATGGCGGATCGGGTAGCGGTCATGTACGCCGGGCAGATCGTCGAGATCGGCACAGTGGATGAGATCTTCTACGACCCCCGTCACCCATACACCTGGGGGCTGCTCGCCTCCATGCCCCATCTCGATCAGGATGATGAGAGCGAGCTGCTGGACATTCCCGGCACGCCACCCGATCTGGCTCACCCGCCAGCGGGTGACGCCTTCGCACCGCGCAATCGGTACGCGCTGAAGATTGATTTTGAAGAGGAGCCGCCGATGTTTCGAATATCCGATACGCACTATGCCAAGACATGGCTGCTCCATCCTGATGCGCCCAAGGTGGAGCCGCCAGCGGTGGTCATGCAGCGGAGGCGCCAGCTAGAGAACGCCTACGCCAAGCCGGTTTCGGTGAAGGGGGGCATGGACAGGTGA